The Oxalobacteraceae bacterium OTU3CINTB1 genome includes a window with the following:
- a CDS encoding Do family serine endopeptidase yields MAPAVAAAPVTGAVLGLPDFADLVDKVGPAVVNIRTTEVVKQGGRGEELGDEEMQEFLRRFFGGAIPQPGPGGKATPPGRGNPRGRRQAPEEPVQRGVGSGFILSADGYVMTNAHVVEGADEVFVTLTDKREFKAKVLGADARTDVAVLKIEGDKLPFLIMGDSDKIRVGEWVIAIGSPFNLENTVTAGIISAKQRDTGDYLALIQSDVAVNPGNSGGPLINMRGEVIGINSQIATLSGAYNGISFAVPIDEAIRVSEQLKKSGKVTRGRIGVQIGEVSKEVAESLGLKNAQGAEVSLVEPGGPADKAGIKSGDIILKFNGAAVTRSSDLPRLVGGTAINSKATVTVWRKGQQIDLPVVVAELEAEKGAKASKGKGKGKGKQAEPEAQGKPNALGLVVSDLTADQKKALGVSGGAAVESAEGVASRLQEGDVILQLNNSEIKDAKQFNALVAKLDPKKPSVLLVRRGEATQFISLRPSSTAK; encoded by the coding sequence ATGGCGCCCGCCGTCGCGGCCGCGCCGGTCACCGGCGCCGTGCTCGGCTTGCCCGATTTCGCCGACCTGGTCGACAAGGTCGGCCCGGCGGTGGTCAATATCCGCACCACCGAGGTGGTGAAGCAGGGCGGCCGCGGCGAGGAGCTCGGCGACGAGGAAATGCAGGAATTCCTGCGCCGCTTCTTCGGCGGCGCCATTCCCCAGCCCGGTCCCGGCGGCAAGGCCACGCCTCCGGGCAGGGGCAATCCGCGCGGACGCCGCCAGGCGCCGGAAGAGCCGGTCCAGCGCGGCGTCGGCTCCGGCTTCATCCTGTCGGCCGACGGCTATGTGATGACCAACGCCCATGTGGTCGAGGGCGCCGACGAGGTGTTCGTCACCCTGACCGACAAGCGCGAGTTCAAGGCCAAGGTGCTGGGCGCCGACGCCCGCACCGACGTCGCCGTGCTGAAAATCGAGGGCGACAAGCTGCCGTTCCTGATCATGGGCGACTCGGACAAGATCCGCGTCGGCGAATGGGTGATCGCCATCGGCTCCCCGTTCAACCTGGAAAACACCGTCACCGCCGGCATCATCTCGGCCAAGCAGCGCGACACCGGCGACTACCTGGCGCTGATCCAGAGCGACGTGGCCGTCAATCCCGGTAATTCGGGCGGCCCGCTGATCAATATGCGTGGCGAAGTCATCGGCATCAACTCGCAGATCGCCACCCTGTCCGGCGCCTACAACGGCATCTCGTTCGCGGTGCCGATCGACGAGGCGATCCGCGTTTCCGAGCAGCTCAAGAAGTCGGGCAAGGTCACGCGCGGCCGCATCGGCGTGCAGATCGGCGAAGTGAGCAAGGAAGTGGCCGAATCGCTGGGCTTGAAGAACGCACAGGGCGCTGAAGTGTCGCTGGTCGAGCCGGGCGGTCCCGCCGACAAGGCCGGCATCAAGTCGGGCGACATCATCCTGAAGTTCAACGGCGCGGCGGTGACCCGCTCGTCGGACCTGCCGCGTTTGGTGGGCGGTACCGCCATCAACAGCAAGGCGACCGTGACGGTTTGGCGCAAGGGCCAGCAGATCGACCTGCCGGTGGTGGTGGCCGAGCTGGAGGCGGAGAAGGGCGCCAAGGCATCCAAGGGCAAAGGCAAGGGCAAGGGTAAGCAGGCCGAGCCAGAAGCGCAAGGCAAACCCAACGCGCTGGGCCTGGTTGTCAGCGATTTGACGGCGGACCAGAAAAAGGCGCTGGGCGTCAGCGGCGGTGCGGCGGTCGAATCGGCCGAGGGCGTGGCTTCGCGCCTGCAGGAGGGCGACGTGATTCTGCAGTTGAACAACAGCGAGATCAAGGACGCCAAGCAGTTCAACGCGTTGGTGGCCAAGCTCGATCCGAAGAAGCCGTCGGTGCTGCTGGTGCGCCGTGGCGAGGCGACGCAGTTCATTTCGTTGCGGCCTAGTTCGACGGCCAAGTAA
- a CDS encoding glutaredoxin family protein: MLFTLYSRSYCHLCQDMLDALLRLQTPSRPFTVDVIDIDTSDDPTLLARFDELVPVLYADLSQPELCHYFLDEPRVLALLNK, translated from the coding sequence ATGCTTTTCACCCTCTACTCCCGTAGCTATTGCCACCTCTGCCAGGACATGCTGGACGCTCTGCTGCGCCTGCAAACGCCGTCGCGCCCGTTCACTGTTGACGTGATCGACATCGACACCTCGGACGACCCCACCTTGCTGGCCCGCTTCGACGAGCTGGTGCCCGTGCTGTACGCCGACCTGTCCCAGCCCGAGCTGTGCCACTACTTCCTCGACGAGCCACGCGTACTGGCATTGCTCAATAAATAA
- a CDS encoding sigma-E factor negative regulatory protein gives MDTQKRLHENISALADGELPHSERELAFAALDTADGQAAWRAYHLTGDVLRDEADGTLSDGFSAALAERLAAEPALEISPFTSGAGDPAAPPFDAPPPSEDYPESRADVILP, from the coding sequence ATGGATACCCAGAAAAGACTGCACGAAAACATCTCGGCGCTGGCCGATGGTGAACTGCCGCACAGCGAACGGGAGCTGGCATTCGCCGCCCTCGACACTGCGGACGGGCAGGCGGCCTGGCGCGCTTACCATCTGACCGGCGACGTGCTGCGCGATGAGGCCGACGGCACCCTCAGCGATGGCTTCAGCGCGGCGCTGGCGGAGCGTCTGGCCGCCGAGCCGGCCCTTGAGATTTCCCCGTTCACGTCCGGCGCCGGCGATCCGGCCGCGCCGCCGTTCGACGCCCCACCGCCGTCCGAGGACTATCCGGAATCGCGGGCCGACGTAATTCTGCCTTAA
- the rpoE gene encoding RNA polymerase sigma factor RpoE, whose translation MLVDRVRAGDKQAFDMLVAKYQRRLMRLLSRIVHDPAEAEDVVQETFIKAYRALRHFRGDSAFYTWLYRIGINTAKNFLATQGRRTPTSTEADAEQAEAFNDGEHLRDINTPESMLASKQIAQTVNAAMDALPVDLRTAIALREIEGLSYEEISDIMACPIGTVRSRIFRAREVIAEKLKPLLDMPIDKRW comes from the coding sequence ATGCTGGTCGACCGGGTCCGGGCCGGTGACAAGCAGGCGTTTGACATGCTGGTGGCGAAGTACCAACGCCGCCTGATGCGCTTGCTGTCACGTATCGTACACGACCCGGCCGAGGCTGAAGATGTGGTACAAGAGACGTTTATCAAGGCGTATCGGGCGTTGCGGCATTTTCGCGGCGACTCCGCCTTCTACACGTGGCTGTACCGCATCGGCATTAATACCGCCAAGAACTTCCTGGCGACGCAGGGCCGCCGTACGCCCACGTCGACCGAAGCGGACGCGGAACAAGCGGAAGCCTTTAACGATGGAGAGCATTTACGCGACATTAATACGCCGGAATCCATGCTGGCAAGTAAGCAGATCGCGCAGACGGTCAATGCGGCGATGGATGCCTTGCCTGTGGATTTGCGGACCGCGATCGCCTTGCGCGAGATCGAGGGATTGAGCTATGAGGAGATTTCAGACATCATGGCCTGTCCCATCGGTACGGTCCGCAGCCGCATATTCCGTGCCCGCGAAGTCATCGCCGAAAAATTGAAGCCTTTACTGGACATGCCGATTGACAAGCGCTGGTAA